The Malus domestica chromosome 17, GDT2T_hap1 genome contains the following window.
ACAACAGAAAAAGTATAAAAAACAGACAACCACACAAACAAGGGAGGGGGAACAACATTTCTGACATCAAGCATAGAAATAATGATGGCATCTTACCCTAATATTTTGCGATAACCACAGACCAACATCTTGGAGAAGCTTATTTCCGGAAGCATCCTGCTGGTTCATGCTTTCAGAAAGAAGCTCTTGTCCTGCACCTTCGGCTATTACTATAACCATGTGACCATTCTCCTTCAGTCTTCTTTCAATATATTCATAAAGTCCACCTGGTCCTTCCAGATAGAAAGGTGATTCTGGAATCAGACAACAGTCCACGTCTCGGCTAGCAAGAGTAGCATACATTGCTATGAATCCTGTGTGAAAAGAGAGATTCAGAATAAGAACTACGTAACAGTGACTGTTCTACGGTCTACCACACAGTCTCATCAATGGGTGTACATAGTCACTGGCAAAGGAAATTGAAACCCATTTACACATCTAGTCGATACGCAGAGGGCACAGTTAGTACACGTGATTACAAGTTGTACAGGTTCAGGGAGAATCAAATCAATTGGAGAAATAAGAGAGCATCAAGTGACATAAAATCACCACACTGGAAGCCTATTTTCACATTATCTACTGTGTTTTActctaaaattaaataattttaagaTTATAGAGAAATACACTTTACCACTATAGCGGCCCATTAACTTGACGACACCAATACCATTTTCAATGCTTCCTGCTTCAACATGGGCTGCACTAATGGCTCGCTGAGCCTCCTCAACAGCAGTGTCAAAACCAAAAGATTTGTCTATAACCTACATAAAAACATGGAATCCAAAATTAAGACTGCTTCCAAGGGTGAATGCTAtatttagatcaaatacatcagACAAGTCATCCATGGGATAAGGAGTACCGGAATGTCATTATCGATGGTTTTTGGAATTCCTGCCACCGCTACTTTGAGGCCACGCCTCCTGATTTCCTACATAGAATAATGGCAGGTAAATAACTCATATTGCACTCAACTTACTTATAATTTCATCCCATGTTGTTGCCCAACACACTCAATGTTGTTGAATCTTCCAATCCCCTTGTTCCCGAGTACCACACCAAACTGAATTACCTCAAAAATCACCGAAGCTCCTCTCTGAGTTCCGTCTCCCCCAAGTATATAAACCTGACGTGCATAAACAGAGGTAAGTCTATGCACAAAAGTTTTTTGGAGAAAGCAAAGCCAACATAAAATGAAATCTGAAAATCTAGAGTAAGATAAGTAATATCGACCTGATTAATTCCTCTGTCCTGGATGCTGTCCACAATCTTTGAGGTATCATGCCCGCCTCGTGATGTCCCAAGGATGGTGCCACCACGTTTATGGATGTCATTCACAACCTTTGGCGTTAAGGGGATTGTATTTCTGGCATAAAACCCTCTGTATCCAACCTGCATGGAGAAAATTTACTGCCTTAGTTCATGACATTGTTCAACCGTATGATAAAAGATTATGACATAGTTCACTTACCTCTATTCCGATAATTCTTTTGACACCATACATGTGGTTCAGGCCGCATACTATTTCTCTAATAACTGTATTCAGTCCTGGACATAGACCACCACATGTCACGATACACGCGTGCACTTCACTTGACTCAAAATACACCTGAGGAATAACCAACTGCATGTCATTTGTTTGGAATATATAATACAAGGACAATAAATAGAATGAAAAAAGTAGGAATTTAAAACCTTCTGACGTGGTCCAGAGCGTCGAAAGTGCGTCCCCCTTGGACtatccttgtggacaacaatcTATACAACGAAAACGTCATAGAAATAGAAAACCGAAATGGTAAGACATTGAAGTTTTCATATCACTAGGAATTTGCGTAAAATACATACTAGAAGAATGAATACATTGTTAATAGACCAAGCACTGAATATTACTCACCTTTTGGGCAACGGTATCATCCGCATTGACGAAATACTGCCTGGTCAATAGCAGGATCAATTTTGCGAATTATCAAGATCACAACGAAGTGAGTCGTACCAAATGCATTTGCTGTAAATGTGAAGCAAAGAAGCTGAAAGAGTTAAACTTACTTGACAACCGAATAGGAAGGATTGTCTTGTAATGGATTGTGATAAGTCTGCAAATTGCCATAAAACATATGAAACCGAATGTTAGATTTCGTTTCCCCTTGCAGCAAAACAATCAAGATAGGATTATCATA
Protein-coding sequences here:
- the LOC103439065 gene encoding ATP-dependent 6-phosphofructokinase 6-like — translated: MAISDNGEPKIATGPCGYVLEDVPHLVDYIPDLPTYHNPLQDNPSYSVVKQYFVNADDTVAQKIVVHKDSPRGTHFRRSGPRQKVYFESSEVHACIVTCGGLCPGLNTVIREIVCGLNHMYGVKRIIGIEVGYRGFYARNTIPLTPKVVNDIHKRGGTILGTSRGGHDTSKIVDSIQDRGINQVYILGGDGTQRGASVIFEEIRRRGLKVAVAGIPKTIDNDIPVIDKSFGFDTAVEEAQRAISAAHVEAGSIENGIGVVKLMGRYSGFIAMYATLASRDVDCCLIPESPFYLEGPGGLYEYIERRLKENGHMVIVIAEGAGQELLSESMNQQDASGNKLLQDVGLWLSQNIRDHFLKRRKMTINLKYIDPTYMIRAIPSNASDNVYCTLLAHSAIHGAMAGYTGFTVGPVNGRHAYIPFHRVTRGQNKVVITDRMWARLLSSTNQPSFLDLKEVEAKMKEETKAQLIVGENHTEATEASRPKE